The following coding sequences lie in one Kamptonema formosum PCC 6407 genomic window:
- the rpsP gene encoding 30S ribosomal protein S16 gives MIKLRLKRYGKKREASYRIVAMNSTSRRDGRPLEELGFYNPRTDETRLNIPGIVKRLQEGAQPTDTVRDLLRKANVFEQVGAGANLESSNPAIAS, from the coding sequence ATGATCAAACTGAGATTAAAACGATACGGTAAAAAACGGGAGGCAAGCTACCGGATTGTAGCGATGAATAGTACCTCCCGTCGGGACGGCCGCCCTCTTGAAGAACTAGGTTTCTATAACCCCAGAACAGACGAAACAAGGCTGAATATCCCAGGAATTGTCAAGCGTCTCCAAGAAGGTGCTCAGCCGACTGACACTGTGCGCGACCTACTGAGAAAAGCTAATGTTTTTGAACAAGTCGGAGCAGGAGCTAACCTTGAGTCCAGTAATCCAGCGATCGCCAGCTAG
- a CDS encoding KH domain-containing protein has product MSPVIQRSPASPDYVGLVRFLIEPFLESPGSLRVDCELHPRQSRTWIRLAFDEPDKGRVYGRGGRNIQAIRTVLEAVAKTASEFVYLDIYDAQEGDPRYSNPKSDSRYGSARGDRDSRDSRPRSRDIGGRPSREPSRRSSLPPIKPNRSNPDFG; this is encoded by the coding sequence TTGAGTCCAGTAATCCAGCGATCGCCAGCTAGTCCTGATTATGTGGGGCTGGTGCGCTTTTTAATCGAGCCTTTTTTAGAATCACCTGGGTCTTTGCGAGTTGATTGCGAACTACACCCACGCCAATCGCGGACGTGGATTCGGCTGGCTTTTGACGAGCCAGATAAGGGGCGCGTGTACGGCAGGGGTGGACGCAACATTCAGGCAATTCGGACTGTACTGGAAGCGGTGGCAAAAACAGCAAGCGAATTCGTGTATTTAGATATATACGACGCTCAAGAGGGCGATCCTCGCTACTCCAATCCTAAGAGCGATTCGCGCTATGGAAGTGCTAGGGGCGATCGCGACAGTCGCGACAGCAGACCCCGAAGTAGAGATATCGGCGGCAGACCATCGAGAGAACCGTCCCGCCGTTCAAGTCTGCCCCCAATTAAACCTAACAGAAGCAATCCAGACTTCGGTTAG
- a CDS encoding PhoH family protein: MTEILTIELPSVESAIAIAGYQEENLKVLTKQTGANVVLRGQELVLSGTENQVKLCEKLVRSLTQYWKTGKSISGVDILTARHALDTNRQEDLQDLQRDVFAKTRRGEEIRAKTFRQRQYVQALRTHDLTFCIGPAGTGKTYLAAILAVQALLSKQYERLILTRPAVEAGEKLGFLPGDLQQKVNPYLRPLYDALYEMIEPEKMSDLMEKGTIEVAPLAYMRGRTLSNAFVILDEAQNTTPAQMKMVLTRLGFRSRMVVTGDLTQTDLPYNQQSGLSVAHHILRHVEGIAFCEFSQADVVRHPLVQRIVAAYEQHEK, from the coding sequence ATGACAGAAATATTAACCATTGAATTACCGAGTGTTGAGAGCGCGATCGCGATCGCGGGTTATCAAGAAGAAAATCTCAAAGTCTTGACCAAACAAACCGGGGCTAATGTAGTCTTGCGAGGGCAAGAGCTAGTGCTTTCTGGGACAGAAAATCAAGTAAAATTGTGCGAGAAATTAGTGCGATCGCTTACCCAATATTGGAAAACTGGTAAAAGCATTTCTGGAGTAGATATCCTCACCGCACGCCACGCCTTAGACACCAACCGCCAAGAGGATTTACAAGACTTGCAGCGCGACGTATTCGCCAAAACCCGACGAGGCGAAGAAATTAGAGCCAAAACCTTTCGACAGCGGCAATACGTCCAAGCTTTACGCACCCACGACCTCACATTTTGCATCGGCCCGGCGGGTACTGGCAAGACCTATTTAGCAGCAATTCTGGCAGTGCAAGCACTCCTTTCTAAGCAGTACGAACGGCTGATTTTAACACGCCCAGCAGTGGAAGCCGGCGAAAAATTAGGATTTTTGCCTGGTGATTTGCAGCAGAAAGTTAATCCTTATTTGCGACCGCTGTATGACGCTTTATACGAAATGATTGAACCAGAAAAAATGTCTGATTTAATGGAAAAGGGAACTATAGAAGTAGCTCCTTTAGCGTATATGCGCGGTCGCACTCTTAGCAATGCGTTTGTGATTTTAGATGAAGCCCAAAATACTACTCCCGCGCAGATGAAAATGGTATTAACTCGTTTGGGTTTTCGTTCCCGAATGGTAGTTACTGGCGATCTAACTCAGACTGATTTGCCCTATAATCAACAGTCGGGATTATCAGTTGCCCATCATATTCTGCGTCACGTTGAAGGTATTGCTTTCTGCGAATTTTCTCAGGCGGATGTTGTGCGACATCCTTTAGTGCAGCGGATTGTTGCTGCTTACGAACAGCACGAAAAATAA
- a CDS encoding ChuX/HutX family heme-like substrate-binding protein → MPNLKEFLEECENLGTLRLIVTSSAAVLEARGKIQKLFYAELPKGKYANMHTEGFEFHLNMDKITRVKFETGEAKRGNFTTYAVRFLDEKEEPALSAFLQWGKPGEYEPGQVEFWHELKEKYGEVWEPVPVQEI, encoded by the coding sequence ATGCCTAATCTTAAAGAATTTCTGGAAGAATGTGAAAACCTCGGCACACTGCGTTTAATTGTTACAAGTAGTGCGGCTGTACTGGAAGCGCGGGGTAAGATTCAAAAGCTTTTCTACGCAGAGTTACCCAAAGGTAAATATGCAAATATGCACACAGAAGGCTTTGAATTTCACCTGAATATGGACAAAATTACGCGGGTAAAATTTGAAACTGGTGAGGCAAAACGGGGCAATTTTACTACTTATGCAGTGCGCTTTTTAGATGAAAAAGAAGAACCTGCTTTGAGTGCATTTTTGCAGTGGGGAAAACCAGGGGAATATGAACCGGGACAAGTTGAATTTTGGCACGAATTAAAGGAGAAATATGGGGAGGTTTGGGAACCAGTACCAGTACAGGAGATTTAG
- a CDS encoding DUF6816 family protein, with protein MLSSAEAQAGILADRLASFPHWESKPLVASAKGDLIYPEWMAGNWTVESTLVDLAAPLAPDIVTPGFDSNRQYLNQPVRFKVRFQAANAQLNTMSLVENLPASKSNLLTRGDKTKNGIVADRAFNGLNIGRAYLGDNGVLSVKVDPHNPNRQITLLRDDKQLISIVTNRGIEIPNKNEFIGTEISQQIFQGESQIYLNEVETTTAYQFLESDNKILADQVTAIYLSPQDPDYFAAIGRPVALYRYHLELVK; from the coding sequence TTGCTTTCAAGTGCTGAGGCTCAAGCTGGTATTTTAGCAGATAGATTAGCCAGTTTTCCGCATTGGGAAAGCAAGCCACTTGTTGCCTCAGCTAAGGGGGATTTGATTTATCCAGAATGGATGGCTGGTAACTGGACTGTAGAGAGTACGCTGGTGGATTTAGCAGCACCTTTAGCGCCGGATATCGTAACACCTGGATTTGATAGCAATCGCCAGTATTTGAATCAGCCAGTTAGATTTAAAGTTCGATTTCAGGCTGCAAATGCTCAGTTAAATACGATGAGTTTAGTTGAAAATTTACCTGCATCTAAGTCTAACTTATTAACGAGAGGAGATAAAACCAAAAATGGAATTGTAGCAGATAGAGCTTTTAATGGGTTGAATATTGGTAGAGCTTATTTAGGTGATAATGGGGTGCTTTCCGTGAAAGTAGATCCCCATAATCCTAACCGTCAAATTACCTTGTTGAGAGATGACAAACAATTAATTTCTATTGTCACCAATCGCGGTATTGAAATCCCTAACAAAAACGAGTTTATAGGTACGGAAATTTCTCAGCAGATATTTCAAGGGGAGTCTCAGATTTATTTGAATGAGGTAGAAACAACCACTGCTTATCAGTTTTTAGAGTCGGATAATAAAATTTTAGCAGATCAAGTGACTGCGATCTATTTATCGCCCCAAGACCCAGATTATTTTGCAGCAATTGGTCGCCCCGTAGCTCTTTATCGATATCATTTGGAGTTAGTAAAATAA
- a CDS encoding zinc-dependent metalloprotease family protein gives MAVTSENREAMFSLIIDAFSKLYSAFRSVKVFLTSDIPDPKEWGENFTHVYIFADNQPVDYLGVASFQSGVVTNRAIIRIDRVFYASYNASLSVNQMSNLIANTIAHEIGHTLGLDHSSLPTDVMHDGLDHTIHSLMPPSFHAEQINLMNNAIRRYNNSNNSK, from the coding sequence ATGGCTGTCACATCAGAAAATAGAGAAGCGATGTTTTCTCTAATTATAGATGCTTTCTCCAAACTCTACAGTGCATTTAGAAGCGTTAAGGTATTTTTAACATCAGATATCCCCGATCCCAAAGAATGGGGTGAAAACTTTACTCATGTCTATATATTCGCTGACAACCAACCCGTTGACTATCTTGGTGTTGCTAGTTTCCAATCAGGCGTAGTTACAAACCGTGCTATTATCCGCATCGATCGAGTATTCTATGCTTCTTACAATGCTAGCCTGAGTGTTAATCAAATGTCTAACTTAATTGCTAATACCATCGCCCATGAAATTGGTCATACACTAGGTCTAGATCATTCTTCACTTCCGACTGATGTAATGCACGATGGACTGGATCATACAATTCATAGCTTAATGCCACCATCATTTCATGCAGAGCAAATAAACTTGATGAATAATGCTATCCGTAGATATAATAACTCTAATAACTCTAAGTGA
- a CDS encoding TerD family protein has protein sequence MAIQLQKGQRISLSKEAPGLTKLMCGLGWDVVKRSGSGLFGAFSNTHDCDLDASVICLDQDGKVKDIANIVYFGNLSHRSGAITHLGDNLTGAGDGDDEQILVDLSRMPLEIVKLVFTVNIYDCIVRKQDFGLVENAFVRLVNTSNNKELARYNLSGSEYKGMTGMIMAEIYRHNNEWKMAAIGDGVKVNGLGELITKYS, from the coding sequence ATGGCAATTCAACTACAAAAAGGACAGAGAATCTCGCTTTCTAAAGAAGCACCAGGACTCACAAAACTGATGTGTGGATTGGGGTGGGATGTTGTCAAACGTTCAGGGAGTGGTTTATTTGGAGCCTTCAGCAATACTCATGATTGTGACCTAGATGCTTCCGTGATTTGTTTAGACCAAGATGGCAAAGTAAAGGATATTGCGAATATTGTTTACTTTGGTAATCTATCACACCGTTCAGGAGCAATTACGCATCTCGGCGATAATCTCACGGGTGCGGGAGATGGAGATGACGAGCAAATTTTGGTAGATTTATCTCGAATGCCATTAGAGATTGTGAAACTGGTTTTTACAGTTAACATTTACGATTGTATTGTTCGCAAACAAGACTTTGGGTTAGTTGAAAATGCGTTTGTACGCCTGGTTAATACATCCAATAATAAAGAACTCGCCAGATATAACCTATCGGGTTCTGAATACAAAGGTATGACTGGGATGATTATGGCTGAAATCTACAGACATAATAATGAGTGGAAAATGGCCGCAATTGGTGACGGTGTTAAGGTTAATGGGTTAGGGGAACTTATTACCAAATATTCTTAA
- a CDS encoding TerD family protein: protein MAVSLTKGQRVSLDKISPGLSAVFVGLGWDIKATDTGFDFDLDSSLFLLGANEKLISDNHFIFYNNLTSPDPDKSIQHMGDNLTGAGEGDDEVIKINLKKVPADIQKIVIAVTIHEAQQRRQNFGQVQNAFVRLVNMETQQEAVRYDLVEDYSIETALIMAELYRKDGEWRLNAVGAGYQGGLQALLDRYS from the coding sequence ATGGCGGTTTCACTGACAAAAGGACAGCGTGTATCGCTCGATAAAATTTCACCCGGACTCTCAGCAGTATTTGTGGGACTGGGATGGGATATTAAAGCTACAGACACGGGTTTCGACTTCGATCTAGACTCATCATTATTCCTCTTAGGGGCTAATGAAAAATTAATTTCTGACAACCATTTCATTTTTTATAATAACCTCACCAGTCCCGATCCTGACAAATCAATTCAGCACATGGGGGATAACCTCACGGGTGCAGGTGAGGGTGATGATGAAGTCATCAAAATCAATCTGAAAAAAGTGCCTGCGGATATCCAAAAAATAGTTATAGCTGTAACTATACATGAAGCCCAACAACGCCGTCAAAATTTTGGTCAAGTACAAAATGCCTTCGTTCGCCTCGTCAATATGGAAACACAACAAGAAGCAGTTCGCTACGATCTTGTAGAAGATTATTCCATAGAAACAGCCCTGATTATGGCTGAACTTTATCGTAAAGATGGTGAGTGGCGACTTAACGCAGTGGGAGCAGGTTATCAAGGTGGCTTACAAGCACTACTCGACCGCTATAGCTAG
- the lysS gene encoding lysine--tRNA ligase, which produces MSRSEAEVRSQKIDELRSQGIEPYPSQSYARSHTAKDVHELFSQPGKELQNGETDPEEISLRVCGRITSKRDSGSICFIDLKDFSDKIQLKIEKKIVTGESGLSFKQVQKLLDVGDFVGVEGIGCRTPRGELSILVRELKVLSKATIQFPDAYYGVNDPEICRRHREMDLAGNQASFHRFALRSRILQSIRSYLWKADFYEIETPTLQAIYGGAAARPFITHHNALDVDLYLRIAPELFLKRAICGGFDRVFELGRVFRNEGVDSTHNPEFTSLEVYQSYADYFDILTVVEDVMCYAANAIFGDIKEIENQGEIISLERKFDYTHTYPGFNGKHWQVKTMVEAVKDETQLDFESLSLEEAIASAQKLELHLSKLEKQSLGYVLYAIFDKVVVPKLIQPTFIIDFPVEVSPLAKGHRSKPGFVERFELFINGTEYSNGFSELNDPKEQRKRFEEQLAQKDAGDDEAHPMDEDFIQALSLGMPNCAGMGIGIDRLVMLLTNTQSIRDVVMFPTMRPVKDS; this is translated from the coding sequence ATGAGTCGGAGTGAAGCTGAAGTCCGTAGCCAAAAAATTGATGAGTTGCGATCGCAAGGGATAGAGCCTTATCCCAGTCAGTCTTACGCGCGATCGCACACAGCTAAAGACGTACATGAATTATTTAGCCAGCCAGGAAAAGAACTCCAAAACGGAGAAACTGACCCCGAAGAAATTTCTCTCCGAGTTTGCGGCCGCATTACATCCAAGCGCGATAGTGGTAGCATTTGCTTTATTGACTTGAAGGATTTTTCAGACAAGATTCAACTCAAAATTGAGAAAAAAATCGTTACTGGCGAATCTGGTTTGAGCTTTAAACAAGTACAAAAATTACTTGATGTCGGAGATTTTGTCGGTGTAGAAGGAATTGGCTGCCGCACTCCACGCGGAGAACTTTCTATTTTGGTGCGAGAATTAAAGGTATTATCAAAAGCTACGATACAATTTCCTGATGCTTATTACGGCGTTAATGACCCAGAAATTTGTCGTCGTCATCGGGAGATGGATTTAGCAGGAAACCAAGCATCTTTCCATCGTTTCGCTCTTCGCAGCCGCATCCTTCAGAGTATCCGTTCCTATCTGTGGAAGGCAGATTTTTATGAGATAGAAACACCTACATTGCAAGCTATTTACGGCGGTGCTGCTGCCCGACCTTTTATTACTCACCATAATGCTTTAGATGTAGATTTGTATTTGCGAATCGCTCCTGAATTATTTTTAAAGCGGGCAATTTGCGGCGGTTTCGATCGCGTTTTTGAACTAGGGCGGGTATTTAGAAATGAGGGTGTTGATAGTACCCACAATCCTGAGTTTACATCTTTAGAAGTTTACCAATCTTATGCTGATTACTTCGACATTTTGACTGTTGTAGAAGATGTCATGTGCTATGCAGCTAATGCTATTTTTGGTGATATTAAGGAAATAGAAAATCAGGGAGAAATCATTAGTTTAGAACGAAAATTTGATTACACCCATACATATCCTGGTTTTAATGGTAAGCATTGGCAAGTGAAAACGATGGTGGAAGCGGTTAAAGATGAAACGCAACTAGATTTTGAAAGTTTGAGTTTGGAGGAAGCGATCGCATCTGCCCAAAAATTAGAATTACACCTTTCTAAACTCGAAAAACAAAGTTTAGGTTACGTACTCTACGCCATATTTGACAAAGTAGTTGTCCCTAAACTGATTCAGCCTACTTTCATCATTGACTTTCCTGTAGAAGTTAGTCCCCTAGCAAAAGGACACCGTAGCAAACCGGGATTTGTGGAACGCTTTGAGCTATTTATCAATGGTACAGAATACTCAAACGGCTTCTCCGAATTGAACGATCCCAAGGAACAAAGAAAGCGGTTTGAGGAACAGCTAGCCCAGAAAGATGCAGGCGATGATGAAGCACATCCTATGGATGAAGACTTTATTCAAGCTTTATCTTTAGGGATGCCGAATTGTGCGGGGATGGGCATAGGTATAGATCGGTTAGTGATGCTTTTGACTAATACTCAAAGTATTCGCGATGTGGTGATGTTCCCAACTATGCGGCCTGTTAAAGATTCTTAG
- a CDS encoding TerD family protein translates to MAINLTKGQSIILSKSEYDLSKLTMGLGWDIAKSKGGLFGGGGKDFDLDSYALLLGENGKLKNYKEDVIYYGHLESKDKTVVHLGDNRTGAGEGDDEQIVVRLSSLSEQYHQIILGVNIYQAKERKQHFGMVENAFVRAIDATGKEIARYSLSSEPSFDGKITMLIGEVYRDGGEWKFKALGNPLADDFNVVVGSFMR, encoded by the coding sequence ATGGCTATTAATTTGACGAAAGGGCAAAGCATTATTCTCAGTAAAAGTGAATACGATTTATCCAAGCTGACGATGGGTTTAGGCTGGGATATCGCTAAGTCAAAAGGTGGTCTTTTTGGCGGCGGTGGTAAGGATTTTGACTTGGATTCTTATGCTCTTTTATTGGGAGAAAATGGCAAGTTAAAGAATTATAAGGAAGATGTCATTTATTACGGCCATTTGGAATCTAAAGATAAAACCGTAGTTCATTTAGGCGATAATCGAACGGGTGCAGGTGAAGGAGACGATGAGCAGATAGTTGTGAGGCTCAGTTCTCTATCTGAACAATATCATCAGATAATTTTGGGTGTGAATATCTATCAGGCTAAAGAGCGAAAACAACATTTTGGGATGGTAGAAAATGCCTTTGTCAGGGCGATAGATGCAACGGGGAAAGAAATAGCTCGATATAGTTTGTCGAGCGAGCCTTCTTTCGATGGTAAGATAACTATGTTGATTGGGGAAGTTTACAGAGATGGTGGAGAGTGGAAATTTAAGGCTTTGGGTAATCCTTTAGCTGATGATTTTAATGTTGTTGTTGGTTCGTTTATGCGGTAA
- a CDS encoding TerD family protein, whose translation MSIQLKKGERFNLSQEAPNLTKVAIALGWKVEKGLSGSKTNDKYDIDSSVFMLGDDGKVPDEKYFIFYNNLQSLDDSLRHSGDNRYGQTEGDDATIYVNLAKVNSVIEEMIFVVTIHEGQAKNQNFSQIKIAFIRFYDLDTGIELARYDLQEAFSEETAVEFGRFYRKDGTWRFQAVGQGYKQGLQSFVDKYYVEIKQSEKKVEPTLPKLPHPEHGNKNLKAIMLEKKLEEKAPHIFDLVKKVDISLAKANLTNHQAKVALCLDISSSMTSLYNSGKIQRLAEKILALGCRFDDDGSIDIFLFGANAHNPGEMTVDNFPNFIHNILHQYPLEGWTYYGKVMKEIRNFYFPDGHGQIRNSPIAADRPVYVMFVTDGATADEQDTKQHLKWSSYEPIFWQFMAIGKSSKDVKSKGIGGWFSKAMTSDFSFLEQLDEMKNGYLDNADFFSVEDPEAIADEELYDLLTTEYPNWVKSARSQHLLP comes from the coding sequence ATGTCAATTCAATTAAAGAAGGGCGAAAGGTTTAATCTTTCTCAAGAAGCTCCCAATTTAACCAAGGTGGCTATAGCCCTTGGATGGAAAGTAGAGAAGGGCTTAAGTGGCTCGAAAACTAATGATAAATATGACATTGATTCCTCTGTCTTTATGTTAGGAGATGATGGCAAAGTTCCCGACGAAAAATATTTTATATTTTACAACAACCTTCAATCTTTGGATGATTCTTTAAGACACTCTGGAGACAATAGATATGGGCAAACTGAAGGGGATGACGCGACAATTTATGTAAATTTGGCTAAGGTAAATTCGGTGATTGAAGAAATGATTTTTGTTGTCACTATTCACGAAGGACAGGCAAAAAATCAAAACTTCAGTCAAATCAAAATAGCTTTTATTCGATTTTACGATCTAGATACAGGAATTGAGCTAGCACGGTATGATTTACAAGAGGCTTTTTCAGAAGAAACAGCCGTAGAATTTGGACGATTTTATAGAAAGGATGGAACCTGGAGATTTCAGGCCGTAGGACAAGGTTATAAACAGGGATTACAAAGTTTTGTGGATAAATATTACGTAGAGATTAAACAGTCCGAGAAAAAAGTAGAACCTACGTTACCTAAATTACCACATCCTGAACATGGCAACAAAAATCTGAAAGCTATTATGTTAGAGAAAAAGCTTGAGGAGAAAGCGCCGCACATTTTTGACCTTGTTAAGAAAGTAGATATCTCGCTGGCAAAAGCTAATTTAACAAATCATCAGGCTAAAGTAGCGCTTTGTCTTGATATTTCTTCGTCTATGACCTCCCTCTACAATTCTGGAAAAATTCAGCGCTTAGCAGAGAAGATTCTGGCTTTAGGATGTCGATTTGATGACGATGGTTCTATTGATATATTTCTGTTTGGAGCTAATGCCCACAATCCGGGTGAAATGACGGTAGATAATTTTCCCAACTTTATTCACAATATACTACATCAATATCCTTTAGAAGGGTGGACTTATTATGGGAAAGTAATGAAAGAGATCAGAAATTTCTATTTTCCTGATGGTCATGGACAAATCCGCAACTCACCCATTGCCGCAGATCGACCTGTTTATGTTATGTTTGTCACAGATGGAGCTACTGCTGACGAGCAAGATACTAAACAACATTTAAAATGGTCATCTTATGAGCCAATATTTTGGCAGTTTATGGCGATTGGCAAGTCGAGTAAGGATGTAAAAAGTAAGGGAATTGGTGGTTGGTTTTCAAAGGCGATGACAAGCGATTTTAGCTTTTTAGAGCAACTTGATGAAATGAAAAATGGCTACTTAGATAATGCCGATTTTTTTAGTGTAGAAGATCCCGAAGCTATTGCCGATGAAGAATTATATGATTTGCTGACAACTGAATACCCAAATTGGGTAAAATCAGCACGAAGTCAACATCTTTTACCATAA
- a CDS encoding TerD family protein gives MSINLSKGERINLSKEAPGLKNAGIGLGWDINATDTGAAFDLDASVFMLGANAKLPSEKYFVFYNNKESPNGSVQHLGDSRTGEGQGDDETVLIDLSKVDASVEEIVFVVTIHEAETRRQNFGQVRNAFIRIYDNTTSTEVTKYDLDEDFSRETAIEFGRLYKKDGEWRFQAVGQGFNAGLQSFVDKYA, from the coding sequence ATGTCTATCAATCTGAGCAAAGGCGAGAGAATCAATCTTTCCAAAGAAGCACCAGGGTTAAAGAATGCTGGTATTGGTTTAGGATGGGATATCAATGCTACCGATACTGGAGCGGCCTTTGATTTGGACGCTTCTGTATTTATGCTGGGTGCAAATGCGAAACTTCCTAGCGAAAAATACTTCGTTTTTTACAATAATAAAGAATCCCCAAATGGTTCAGTACAACATTTGGGAGATAGTAGAACCGGAGAAGGTCAAGGAGATGATGAGACAGTTCTAATTGATTTATCCAAAGTAGATGCTTCTGTGGAAGAAATTGTTTTTGTTGTCACTATCCATGAAGCTGAAACTAGAAGACAAAACTTTGGTCAAGTCAGGAATGCTTTTATCAGGATTTACGACAATACTACCTCCACAGAAGTAACTAAGTACGATCTAGATGAGGATTTTTCCAGAGAAACAGCCATTGAGTTTGGACGGCTATACAAGAAAGATGGCGAATGGAGATTCCAAGCAGTAGGACAAGGTTTTAATGCTGGTTTGCAAAGTTTTGTAGACAAATATGCCTAA
- the def gene encoding peptide deformylase, with protein sequence MAEILQISQLGNPVLRRQAQTIENLEDEQLQKLIDNLIHTAQNANGVGIAAPQVAQSYRLLIVASRPSTRYPQAPTMEPTAMINPQIIARSNDVVKDWEGCLSIPGIRGLVPRYQAIEIEYTARDGKLHRQELRDFVARIFQHEYDHLDGLVFLDRVENAQELMAEEEYQEQIVKKL encoded by the coding sequence ATGGCTGAAATATTACAAATCTCTCAATTAGGTAATCCCGTACTGCGTCGCCAAGCTCAAACTATCGAAAATCTTGAAGATGAGCAGTTGCAAAAACTGATTGACAACTTAATTCATACAGCACAAAATGCTAATGGCGTGGGGATTGCGGCCCCTCAAGTTGCTCAATCTTACCGCTTATTGATCGTCGCCTCACGTCCTAGTACTCGCTATCCACAAGCACCAACAATGGAACCTACAGCGATGATTAATCCCCAAATTATTGCACGCTCAAATGATGTCGTCAAAGACTGGGAGGGTTGCTTGAGCATTCCGGGAATTCGCGGGTTAGTACCGAGATATCAAGCGATTGAGATTGAATATACGGCTCGTGATGGAAAGCTGCATCGACAAGAATTGAGGGATTTTGTAGCCAGAATTTTTCAACATGAATACGACCATTTAGATGGGCTCGTATTTTTAGACAGAGTGGAAAATGCCCAAGAACTAATGGCCGAAGAAGAATATCAAGAGCAAATTGTCAAAAAGCTGTGA